A region of Argentina anserina chromosome 5, drPotAnse1.1, whole genome shotgun sequence DNA encodes the following proteins:
- the LOC126794296 gene encoding uncharacterized protein LOC126794296: MRTTSEFMDKQIMELSRSYSDDFSQLTYPPHQLDNDNDDDLLSGFHFPPARHGAPQQSRASTLENRGSMDQIEYSRSRDSALIAVIDGKMNQHFGNLLHAVECLSARVSQLETRLRLVENSVDDLKDCTGVNYGKTDGKLREVENILRKVEGGMQDLRDKQEISEAQLQLAKLQMLKDNQKMEQERSNVQSTLASPAPQQTHQSHSTPVVSAQHPSLPPDIPPTLTHQNFPTAPTAAQLPSQSSQYQFSYIQQPDPNYSAAVLNPPPTPQANYMSQAQQSQPPYTAPYPSYPAVPYPSKTSQFQQQSQLHPHLNAPEPQTQYSPNHNPAEAPYELSQSYPQKTSNTPGFVLPSQQQFDGSMQYTHDQSPRSYSTNFFPGNMRPVQQSSYDDFYSRGGSLSHYGDSELKQSQVSPSSSVASGGSSFSGLPTAKVLPYALPMAASVDKESDSGGTGNRIPVDNVIDKVVSMGFRRDIVRATVRKMTENGQSVDLNVVLDKLMNSGEVQSQSGGYGR, translated from the exons ATGAGGACTACATCGGAATTCATGGACAAGCAAATTATGGAACTTTCTCGATCATACTCCGACGACTTCTCTCAACTCACATACCCTCCTCATCAACTGGACAACGACAACGATGACGATTTACTCTCCGGCTTTCATTTCCCCCCTGCACGGCACGGCGCCCCTCAGCAGTCACGCGCCTCGACGCTCGAG AATCGCGGTTCCATGGATCAAATTGAATATTCGAGATCCAGAGACTCTGCGTTGATTGCGGTGATTGATGGGAAGATGAACCAGCATTTTGGCAATCTGCTGCATGCGGTGGAGTGTCTCAGTGCGCGAGTTTCTCAACTGGAGACTCGGTTACGCCTAGTTGAGAATTCTGTTGACGACTTGAAGGATTGTACTGGTGTTAATTATGGGAAGACTGATGGGAAGCTGAGGGAAGTAGAGAACATTTTAAGGAAG GTTGAAGGTGGTATGCAGGATTTGAGAGATAAGCAAGAGATCTCAGAGGCTCAACTGCAGCTTGCAAAACTTCAAATGCTTAAGGATAACCAGAAGATGGAACAAGAAAGGAGCAATGTGCAATCAACTTTGGCATCACCTGCTCCTCAGCAAACACACCAATCACATTCAACTCCTGTTGTGTCTGCACAACATCCTTCTCTTCCTCCTGATATTCCCCCAACCCTGACCCATCAGAACTTCCCAACAGCACCTACCGCAGCTCAGCTTCCATCTCAGTCATCTCAGTATCAATTCTCTTATATTCAACAGCCAGATCCTAACTACTCAGCAGCTGTGTTGAATCCACCGCCCACACCTCAGGCAAACTATATGTCTCAAGCACAGCAGTCACAACCACCTTACACAGCACCATATCCATCTTACCCAGCAGTGCCATATCCTTCAAAAACATCACAATTTCAGCAGCAGAGTCAACTTCACCCACATCTCAATGCTCCAGAGCCACAAACCCAGTATTCACCAAATCACAATCCAGCAGAAGCACCGTATGAGTTATCTCAAAGCTATCCCCAGAAAACCTCTAATACACCTGGCTTCGTTCTACCATCACAGCAACAATTTGATGGTTCCATGCAGTATACACATGACCAATCTCCAAGAAGTTACAGCACTAATTTCTTCCCTGGAAATATGCGACCAGTGCAACAGTCAAGCTATGATGACTTTTATTCCCGTGGCGGATCTCTTTCTCACTATGGTGATTCAGAACTGAAGCAGTCACAAGTATCACCATCCTCTTCAGTCGCTTCTGGTGGAAGCAGCTTTTCAGGGCTGCCAACTGCAAAGGTGTTGCCATATGCATTACCCATGGCTGCCAGTGTGGATAAGGAGTCAGATTCTGGCGGGACTGGAAATCGCATTCCAGTTGATAATGTCATTGATAAGGTTGTATCTATGGGATTTCGAAGGGACATAGTCCGAGCAACAGTGAGGAAAATGACCGAGAATGGGCAGTCAGTGGACCTTAATGTTGTGCTGGATAAGCTGATGAACAGTGGAGAAGTTCAGTCCCAGAGTGGTGGATATGGCCGGTAA
- the LOC126794270 gene encoding FKBP12-interacting protein of 37 kDa: MDPHPRLDDDDDFGGDFPGTSGARRSGNKRSFGEIEDEDDFFGSKQAKAKVEETAPGVATGMILSLRESLQTCKDDLAKCQMEHDAAKSEVQKWHSAFQNEPFINPGTSPDPTLVINYLQTLKNSEESLKEQLEKAKKKEAAFIVTFAKREQEIAELKSAVRDLRAQLKPPSLQARKLLLDPAIHEEFTRLKKMVEEKEKKLKEFQDNVAANNFTPHSKMGRQLMAKCKTLQEENEEIGNEASEGKMHELSMKLALQKNQNAELRSQFEALYKHMEGLTNDVERSNEMVAIMQEKLEQKDSEIKRFTEELEQKIVVVEEKIDPASDDGKSSDEVIVSEEADGSDNKDL; the protein is encoded by the exons ATGGATCCCCATCCTCGCCTCGATGAC GATGATGATTTCGGAGGTGACTTTCCGGGAACTAGCGGTGCACGCCGGTCAG GGAATAAGAGAAGCTTTGGGGAGATTGAGGACGAAGATGACTTCTTTGGCTCAAAGCAG GCTAAAGCAAAAGTCGAAGAAACTGCTCCTGGTGTTGCAACAGGAATGATTTTGTCTCTGCGTGAGAG tCTCCAGACGTGTAAGGATGATCTTGCAAAGTGCCAA ATGGAACATGATGCTGCAAAATCTGAGGTTCAAAAGTGGCATTCTGCATTTCAGAATGAACCCTTCATAAATCCGGGGACTTCTCCTG ATCCTACATTAGTCATCAATTATCTTCAGACCCTGAAAAACTCTGAGGAGTCCCTGAAAGAACAG TTGGAAAAagcaaagaaaaaggaagctGCATTCATAGTTACATTTGCAAAACGGGAGCAGGAGATTGCAGAGCTCAAG TCTGCAGTTCGGGATCTTAGAGCTCAACTCAAGCCACCATCTTTGCAG GCAAGAAAACTATTGCTTGATCCAGCAATTCATGAAGAGTTCACTCGTCTAAAG AAAATGgttgaggagaaagaaaaaaaattgaaggagTTCCAGGATAATGTCGCTGCCAATAATTTTACTCCACATAGCAAGATGGGAAGACAATTAATGGCAAAATGTAAGACCCTGCAAGAGGAAAATGAGGAGATCGGCAATGAAGCATCTGAGGGAAAG ATGCATGAATTATCCATGAAACTTGCTTTGCAAAAGAACCAAAATGCAGAACTTAGAAGTCAATTTGAAG CATTGTACAAGCATATGGAGGGTCTCACAAATGATGTGGAAAGATCAAATGAAATG GTTGCTATCATGCAAGAGAAGCTTgaacagaaagatagtgaaattaaaagatttacGGAGGAGCTTGAGCAGAAGATCGTAGTGGTGGAGGAGAAAATTGATCCAGCTTCTGATGATGGAAAATCTAGCGATGAAGTAATAGTATCTGAAGAAGCCGATGGCTCGGATAATAAAGATCTGTAG
- the LOC126793990 gene encoding short-chain dehydrogenase TIC 32 B, chloroplastic codes for MKGTLKYLAGFAGPSGYGSKSTAEQVTQDFCCSSSAPSHRLTAIITGATSGIGAETARVLATRGVRIVMPARDLAKAAKVKEGIQRETPNAQVIIMEIDLSSLTSVNRFCSQFLALRLPLNILINNGGIFSKGLEYSEDKIEMTFATNYLGHHFLTEKLLDKMVETAAQIGITGRIINVTSVIHSWVKRESFCFNQLLNPKNYNGTKAYAQSKLANILHVKELSKQLKAKNARVTINAVHPGIVKTGIIKAHKSFITDSVFFIASKLLKSTSQGASTTCYVALSPKLEGVTGKYFADCNENECSNLANDECEAYKLWKQTRILIHRRLCQPTT; via the exons ATGAAAGGAACACTAAAGTACTTGGCAGGATTTGCAGGGCCAAGTGGTTATGGCTCAAAATCAACTGCTGAACAAGTTACTCAAGATTTTTGTTGTTCTTCATCAGCGCCTTCTCATCGTCTAACTGCAATAATTACTG GAGCAACTTCAGGGATTGGAGCAGAAACAGCAAGAGTATTGGCTACGAGAGGTGTGAGGATTGTGATGCCGGCGAGAGACTTGGCGAAGGCGGCGAAAGTGAAGGAGGGGATACAAAGGGAGACTCCAAACGCTCAGGTTATAATAATGGAGATTGATCTGAGCTCACTTACTTCTGTTAATCGATTCTGCTCCCAGTTCTTGGCTCTAAGACTACCCCTCAATATCCTCAT AAATAATGGTGGGATATTTTCTAAAGGTTTGGAGTATTCGGAGGACAAGATTGAGATGACATTTGCTACAAATTacttgg GCCATCATTTTTTGACAGAAAAGCTGCTGGATAAAATGGTGGAAACGGCAGCTCAGATTGGTATCACTGGAAGAATCATCAATGTTACTTCAGTAATCCACAGCTGGGTGAAAAGAGAGAGTTTCTGCTTTAATCAACTACTCAACCCAAAGAA TTACAATGGCACGAAAGCTTACGCACAGTCCAAATTGGCCAACATACTGCATGTCAAGGAACTGAGCAAACAGCTTAAG GCGAAAAATGCAAGGGTAACCATCAACGCAGTACACCCTGGAATCGTGAAGACTGGAATTATTAAAGCTCACAAAAGCTTTATCACAG ATTCTGTGTTCTTCATAGCTTCCAAGTTGTTAAAATCAACATCTCAGGGTGCTTCAACAACATGCTATGTTGCTTTAAGCCCGAAATTAGAAGGGGTAACTGGAAAGTACTTTGCAGACTGCAATGAGAATGAGTGCTCAAATCTAGCAAATGATGAATGTGAAGCATACAAGTTATGGAAGCAAACTCGTATTCTTATCCATAGACGACTATGTCAACCAACAACTTAA
- the LOC126794842 gene encoding kinetochore protein SPC25 homolog: protein MDSNPEDSVRSKMESLRLACDREIPTQLQKTDAAAAALHDSLASIRARVQETVQCKGKVGEAKAKLRKAEDGLFKALATKTRKEAKRMAMMDAISARKARIDELKRVVQDRRAKRDEYAEIISQQYFESEDRSITNSKEEVEEAILWYNKVLGFNIEGGHGVRFTFKNINLKNPDEEFSFTVRHANDVYTLLDCEPHLNEIKELLDELNRTNGLFKFVRDMRQRFQEAASQGLAMVMHQEYSTISGSAPAWSMSTVRSESFAKSHEKDQVQHKKPARLVKKLSPGKGSKSQSQSPGSALSLRRSPRFKVRK from the exons ATGGACTCCAATCCCGAGGACTCCGTCCGGTCGAAGATGGAGTCACTTAGGCTGGCCTGCGACAGAGAGATTCCGACTCAGCTCCAGAAGACCGACGCCGCCGCCGCGGCGCTGCACGACTCCCTCGCGTCGATCCGCGCCAGAGTACAAGAAACCGTCCAGTGCAAAG GGAAAGTCGGagaggctaaagctaagttgAGGAAAGCCGAGGATGGCTTGTTTAAGGCCCTAGCAA CAAAGACTCGTAAAGAGGCGAAGCGGATGGCAATGATGGATGCAATTTCCGCCAGGAAAGCGAGAATTGATGAACTTAAGAGAGTGGTGCAGGATCGGAGGGCTAAGCGGGATGAGTACGCTGAAATTATCTCCCAGCAATATTTTG AATCTGAAGATAGGTCCATCACCAATAGTAAAGAAGAAGTAGAAGAGGCCATATTATGGTATAATAAGGTCCTCGGTTTCAATATTGAAGGCGGACATG GGGTGAGATTCACATTCAAGAACATCAATTTGAAAAATCCAGATGAGGAATTCTCCTTCACTGTTAGGCATGCGAATGATGTGTATACCT TGTTGGATTGTGAACCACATTTGAATGAAATCAAAGAGTTGTTAGATGAATTGAACAGAACCAATGGATTATTTAAATTTGTCAGAGATATGAGACAAAGGTTTCAAGAAGCTGCTTCTCAAG GATTAGCAATGGTTATGCATCAAGAGTACTCCACAATTTCTGGGTCTGCTCCAGCTTGGTCAATGTCAACAGTCAGAAGTGAATCTTTTGCCAAGAGTCATGAGAAAGACCAAGTTCAGCATAAAAAACCTGCTAGACTGGTCAAGAAACTTAGCCCTGGAAAGGGGAGTAAATCACAAAGTCAATCTCCTGGGTCTGCACTGTCTCTTCGCCGCTCTCCTCGGTTCAAG GTCAGGAAATGA